A part of Deltaproteobacteria bacterium genomic DNA contains:
- the purF gene encoding amidophosphoribosyltransferase, with the protein MSSDSKVREECGVFGVFGVAAAARTTYLGLHALQHRGQESSGMVAGDGAQWRRRVGMGLVDQVYDEDIVNDLAGDVAIGHNRYSTSGTSTLDNAQPVVIGDGAETVALCHNGNLLRRAWLAPALPAATSDTRLLAEAVRTLPRDGNWPEHAANLLGRVEGAFSLLLLHRRALYAVRDPHGFRPLVLGRLDSGWVVASESCAFDLVGARVEREVEPGELVCITDTGVESRSIGMAAPSPCVFEWIYFSRPDSVVFGRSVGEVRVALGRELAREAPVDADCVVPVPDSGNFAALGFAQESALPLVHGLIRNHYVGRTFIEPEQGARDFKARIKYNVYAPQISGRRVVLVDDSLVRGTTMRTLALMLRDAGARAVHLRVSAPPLRHECFFGVDIPDERLLIAVGREAPQIAHLLGVDSVGYLSLAATMRAAQPEGALCHGCFSGTYPVAVRASE; encoded by the coding sequence ATGTCGTCTGACAGCAAGGTACGCGAGGAGTGCGGAGTCTTCGGCGTTTTCGGCGTTGCCGCCGCCGCCCGCACAACTTATCTCGGGCTCCACGCGTTGCAGCATCGTGGCCAGGAATCCTCCGGCATGGTCGCCGGTGACGGAGCCCAGTGGCGCCGGCGCGTTGGCATGGGGCTGGTCGATCAAGTGTACGACGAGGACATCGTCAATGACCTCGCCGGCGATGTCGCCATCGGCCACAACCGTTACTCCACCAGCGGCACCTCGACGCTCGATAACGCCCAGCCGGTGGTAATTGGCGACGGCGCCGAGACCGTCGCGCTCTGCCACAATGGCAACTTGCTGCGCCGCGCCTGGCTGGCGCCCGCTCTGCCCGCCGCAACCTCGGATACGCGGTTGCTGGCCGAGGCGGTGCGTACCCTGCCGCGCGACGGCAACTGGCCCGAGCACGCCGCCAACTTGCTCGGGCGCGTCGAAGGAGCGTTCTCGCTGCTGCTGCTGCATCGGCGGGCGCTCTACGCCGTGCGCGATCCTCACGGCTTTCGACCGCTGGTGCTGGGGCGGCTGGACTCCGGCTGGGTGGTGGCGTCGGAATCGTGCGCCTTCGATCTCGTCGGTGCGCGCGTGGAGCGAGAAGTCGAGCCGGGCGAGCTGGTTTGTATCACCGACACCGGAGTCGAGAGCCGCAGCATTGGGATGGCCGCGCCCAGCCCATGCGTCTTCGAGTGGATCTACTTCAGCCGCCCCGACAGCGTCGTCTTCGGGCGCAGCGTCGGGGAGGTGCGCGTGGCGTTGGGGCGCGAGCTGGCGCGCGAAGCTCCGGTCGATGCCGACTGCGTGGTGCCGGTGCCGGACTCGGGCAACTTCGCCGCGCTCGGTTTCGCCCAGGAATCGGCGCTACCGCTGGTGCACGGCTTGATTCGCAACCACTACGTCGGGCGCACGTTCATCGAGCCGGAGCAAGGCGCGCGCGATTTCAAGGCCCGCATCAAGTACAACGTCTACGCCCCGCAGATCAGCGGCCGCCGCGTGGTACTGGTGGACGACTCGCTGGTACGCGGCACCACCATGCGCACGCTCGCGCTCATGCTGCGTGACGCCGGCGCCCGCGCGGTGCATCTACGCGTGAGCGCCCCGCCGCTGCGCCACGAGTGCTTCTTCGGGGTCGACATCCCCGACGAGCGCCTGCTGATCGCGGTCGGGCGTGAAGCGCCGCAGATCGCTCACCTGCTCGGCGTTGATTCCGTCGGTTACCTCTCGCTGGCGGCGACGATGCGCGCGGCACAACCCGAGGGCGCGCTGTGCCACGGCTGTTTTTCCGGCACCTACCCGGTCGCGGTGCGCGCGTCAGAGTAG
- a CDS encoding DUF2721 domain-containing protein, which yields MPATSLSQVIPVLQLAIGPVILISGMGLLLLTMTNRLGRAIDRSRILFKELRLLSGSERERVLAQVQILFRRARLIRLAITLAAASAILAGLLVISLFVVALLQLELGLLISLLFIGCMAALVAFMQDIHLSLVALRLELGHAASAE from the coding sequence ATGCCGGCGACCTCGCTCAGCCAGGTCATTCCCGTCCTCCAGTTGGCCATCGGGCCGGTGATTTTGATTTCCGGCATGGGGTTGTTGCTGCTGACGATGACCAATCGGCTCGGGCGTGCCATCGATCGCTCGCGTATTCTCTTCAAAGAACTGCGGTTGCTCTCGGGCTCGGAGCGCGAGCGTGTGCTGGCGCAGGTGCAGATCCTGTTCCGGCGCGCGCGCCTCATCCGCTTGGCCATCACACTGGCGGCAGCCAGCGCGATCCTCGCCGGCCTGCTCGTCATCAGCTTGTTCGTAGTCGCACTGCTGCAGCTCGAGCTGGGGCTGCTGATCAGCCTGCTCTTCATCGGATGCATGGCGGCGCTGGTGGCGTTCATGCAGGACATCCACTTGTCGCTGGTGGCCTTGCGCCTCGAGCTCGGGCACGCGGCCAGCGCCGAGTAA
- a CDS encoding transketolase → MNPTISTLDTLRARAARLRAHSLRSTAEAGSGHPTSCLSAADIVAALFFDVMRYDPANPQHPAADRFVLSKGHAAPLLYAAWAEAGAFPPERLLTLRRYDSELEGHPTPRFSGTVGATGSLGQGLSIGAGLALNAKHLERLPYRVYVLLGDGETAEGAVWEAAAFAAYYRLDNLVAIVDVNALGQSQRTMYQWDLESYRARFAAFGWHAVTIDGHDLAAIVEALRAAATVTDKPVAIIARTVKGKGVSFLEDKDGWHGKPLKKGDELERAVAEVMQNGGAQPPAPRIASPPAAPAPAAASKPVALPSYKLGQEVATREAYGSALVKLGDVDPRIVVLDGDTKNSTFAERFLQSHPDRYFEAFIAEQNLIGVGVGLAIAGKIPFLSSFACFLTRGFDHIRMAAISQANLKLAGSHAGVSIGEDGPSQMGLEDIAMMRAVPGSVVLYPADAVSAERLAGIAAAVTGIVYLRLSRPKTPVLYANDEQFPIGGSKVLRASAHDQLSVVAAGVTLYEALKAHQQLAAAGIHIRVIDAYSVKPIDRQGLLHAARATNNTIITIEDHFYDAGLGDAVLSALATAGVRVHKLAVATVSRSGKPAELLAAHGIDAGAIVALARELAASK, encoded by the coding sequence ATGAACCCTACAATTTCGACTCTCGACACACTCCGTGCTCGCGCGGCGCGCTTGCGCGCGCACTCGTTGCGCTCGACCGCGGAGGCCGGTTCGGGTCATCCAACCTCGTGCCTCTCGGCCGCCGACATCGTCGCGGCGCTGTTCTTCGATGTCATGCGCTACGATCCGGCCAACCCGCAGCATCCGGCCGCCGACCGCTTTGTGCTCTCCAAGGGGCACGCGGCGCCGCTGCTTTATGCCGCGTGGGCGGAGGCTGGCGCCTTCCCGCCGGAGCGGTTGCTCACCCTGCGGCGCTACGACAGCGAACTGGAAGGACACCCGACGCCGCGTTTCTCCGGAACGGTTGGTGCCACGGGATCACTCGGACAGGGCCTTTCGATCGGAGCCGGCCTCGCCCTGAACGCAAAGCACCTCGAGCGGCTGCCGTACCGCGTCTACGTGCTGCTCGGTGACGGCGAGACGGCGGAAGGCGCGGTGTGGGAAGCCGCGGCCTTCGCCGCTTATTACCGGCTCGACAACCTGGTGGCCATCGTCGATGTCAACGCCCTGGGCCAGAGCCAGCGCACGATGTACCAGTGGGATCTCGAATCCTATCGCGCCCGTTTCGCCGCCTTCGGTTGGCACGCGGTCACCATCGATGGCCACGACCTGGCCGCGATTGTCGAGGCGCTGCGCGCCGCCGCCACCGTGACCGACAAGCCGGTGGCGATCATCGCCCGCACCGTGAAGGGTAAAGGGGTTTCGTTCCTCGAAGACAAAGACGGCTGGCACGGCAAGCCGCTCAAGAAGGGCGACGAGCTGGAGCGCGCGGTCGCAGAAGTGATGCAAAACGGCGGCGCGCAACCGCCGGCGCCACGCATCGCATCGCCGCCGGCAGCGCCGGCCCCGGCAGCCGCCAGCAAGCCGGTGGCGCTGCCGAGCTACAAGCTCGGGCAGGAGGTGGCGACACGCGAGGCCTACGGCAGCGCTCTGGTGAAGCTGGGGGACGTCGATCCGCGTATCGTCGTGCTCGATGGCGACACCAAGAACTCGACTTTCGCCGAGCGCTTCTTGCAATCCCATCCCGACCGCTATTTCGAGGCCTTCATCGCCGAGCAGAACCTCATCGGGGTCGGTGTGGGCTTGGCGATTGCGGGCAAGATTCCGTTCCTCTCGAGCTTCGCCTGTTTTCTCACCCGCGGGTTTGACCACATCCGGATGGCGGCGATCTCGCAAGCCAACCTCAAACTCGCGGGCTCGCACGCCGGGGTCTCGATCGGTGAAGACGGCCCATCGCAAATGGGCTTGGAAGACATTGCCATGATGCGCGCGGTCCCGGGCTCGGTGGTGTTGTATCCAGCCGATGCCGTCAGCGCCGAGCGCCTGGCCGGCATTGCCGCGGCGGTTACGGGCATTGTCTACTTGCGCCTGAGCCGGCCCAAGACTCCGGTCTTGTACGCCAACGACGAGCAATTCCCGATCGGCGGCTCGAAGGTGCTGCGCGCAAGCGCACACGATCAGCTCAGCGTGGTGGCGGCGGGGGTGACGTTGTACGAGGCCCTCAAGGCGCATCAGCAACTGGCCGCCGCGGGCATTCACATCCGCGTGATCGATGCCTACTCGGTGAAACCGATCGATCGCCAGGGCCTGCTGCACGCGGCGCGGGCGACCAACAACACCATCATCACCATCGAAGACCATTTCTACGACGCCGGCCTCGGCGACGCAGTCCTCAGCGCGCTGGCGACCGCTGGCGTGCGCGTGCACAAGCTTGCCGTCGCCACCGTCTCGCGTTCGGGTAAGCCCGCCGAGCTGCTCGCCGCCCACGGCATCGACGCCGGCGCGATCGTCGCCCTGGCGCGCGAACTGGCCGCCAGCAAATAG
- a CDS encoding urate hydroxylase PuuD — protein sequence MQVLDGLFRWLHVLAGIVWIGHLYFFNFVNAGFVATLDAETKKKVVPELMPRALYWFRWGAAWTWSTGVLLLLVVYYPYSSLMFEGDAGWGVPAFAMIAVVFLGVFAYDVLYRGPLKDLRNGFIGGVVLATAMILAMKYVAGFSYRAYAIHLGTLFGTAMAFNVWFRIWPAQQKIIAATKNGEAPDAALVALAGLRSRHNTYMSAALVFMMVSQHATWAANPFILAAVVPVAWALVYHLYDRAPKVKGF from the coding sequence ATGCAAGTGCTTGACGGGCTATTCCGCTGGCTGCATGTGCTGGCGGGAATCGTATGGATTGGGCATCTCTACTTCTTCAACTTCGTGAACGCGGGATTCGTGGCGACGCTGGACGCGGAGACCAAGAAGAAAGTGGTGCCGGAGCTGATGCCGCGGGCGCTCTATTGGTTCCGCTGGGGGGCGGCCTGGACTTGGAGCACCGGGGTGCTGCTGCTCTTGGTGGTCTATTACCCGTACTCGTCGTTGATGTTCGAGGGCGATGCCGGCTGGGGTGTGCCGGCCTTCGCCATGATTGCGGTGGTCTTTCTCGGGGTGTTCGCCTACGACGTGCTGTACCGGGGGCCGCTCAAGGATCTGCGCAACGGCTTCATCGGGGGCGTGGTGCTGGCGACGGCGATGATCTTGGCGATGAAATACGTCGCCGGCTTCAGCTACCGCGCCTACGCCATCCATCTCGGGACGTTGTTCGGGACCGCGATGGCGTTTAACGTCTGGTTTCGTATCTGGCCGGCGCAGCAGAAGATCATCGCCGCCACCAAGAACGGCGAGGCCCCTGATGCAGCGCTGGTGGCGTTGGCCGGCTTACGCTCGCGCCACAATACCTACATGTCGGCAGCGCTGGTGTTCATGATGGTGAGTCAGCACGCCACCTGGGCGGCGAACCCGTTTATTCTCGCCGCCGTGGTTCCGGTCGCCTGGGCCCTGGTCTACCACCTCTATGATCGCGCCCCGAAGGTCAAAGGCTTCTAG
- a CDS encoding MoaD/ThiS family protein encodes MCITVKLHATLKKHLPAQATGDAVVIEVAEGATVADVIRQLGIPPRHAGMTVSGDELLDPAAVLKDGQEINLFPPLAGGSR; translated from the coding sequence ATGTGCATCACGGTCAAGTTGCACGCCACGCTGAAGAAGCACTTGCCGGCGCAAGCTACCGGCGATGCCGTCGTCATCGAGGTCGCCGAAGGGGCGACCGTGGCCGATGTCATCCGGCAACTGGGCATTCCGCCCCGGCACGCCGGCATGACGGTGTCGGGCGATGAGTTGCTCGATCCGGCAGCCGTGCTGAAAGACGGGCAGGAGATCAACCTCTTCCCGCCGCTGGCAGGTGGTAGCCGATGA
- a CDS encoding rubrerythrin, translating to MAKSLKGTKTHENLKAAFAGESQANRRYLYFARRADIEGYPDIGGLFRDTSEAETGHAFGHLDFLREVGDPCTGAPIGDTEQNLKSAVEGETYEYSEMYPGFAKSARGEGFEEIAEWFETLARAEKSHAGRFQKGLDTLSL from the coding sequence ATGGCGAAGAGTCTCAAGGGCACCAAAACGCACGAAAACCTCAAAGCCGCCTTCGCGGGCGAGTCGCAGGCCAACCGGCGCTACCTGTATTTCGCGCGCCGCGCCGACATCGAGGGTTACCCCGATATCGGCGGCCTGTTTCGCGATACCTCGGAGGCCGAGACCGGGCACGCATTCGGGCACTTGGACTTCTTGCGCGAAGTCGGTGACCCGTGCACCGGCGCCCCGATCGGCGACACGGAGCAAAACCTGAAGTCCGCGGTCGAGGGCGAGACCTACGAGTACAGCGAGATGTACCCCGGTTTCGCCAAGAGCGCCCGCGGCGAAGGCTTCGAAGAGATCGCCGAGTGGTTCGAGACCCTGGCGCGGGCGGAAAAATCCCACGCCGGGCGCTTCCAGAAGGGCCTCGACACCTTGTCACTGTAA
- a CDS encoding 4Fe-4S dicluster domain-containing protein has translation MKQIIVHQEKCTACRDCEVACSFVHEGAFVPALSRIRVNDFYEQQFYLPMTCVHCADAPCAQVCPTVAIQREPDGQVLVHDDRCIGCKMCLLACPFGVMGFQPARGVAQNCDLCRTVPEGPQCVAFCAPHALEYAEVESAATAKQKIYAATIQQSLIAQSH, from the coding sequence ATGAAGCAAATCATCGTACACCAAGAGAAGTGCACCGCCTGCCGCGACTGCGAGGTGGCGTGTTCATTTGTCCACGAAGGCGCCTTCGTGCCGGCGCTCTCGCGCATCCGCGTCAACGATTTCTACGAGCAGCAGTTCTACCTGCCGATGACCTGCGTGCACTGCGCCGACGCACCCTGCGCCCAAGTCTGTCCGACCGTGGCGATTCAAAGGGAGCCGGACGGCCAGGTGCTGGTCCACGATGACCGCTGCATCGGCTGCAAGATGTGCCTGCTGGCGTGCCCGTTCGGGGTCATGGGGTTCCAACCCGCGCGCGGCGTGGCGCAGAATTGTGATCTTTGCCGCACCGTGCCCGAGGGACCGCAGTGCGTGGCGTTCTGCGCCCCGCACGCCCTCGAATACGCCGAGGTGGAGAGCGCCGCCACCGCCAAGCAGAAGATCTACGCCGCCACCATTCAGCAATCCCTGATTGCCCAGTCGCACTAG
- a CDS encoding 4Fe-4S binding protein has protein sequence MAVTRRDELTFVERWYLREIARGLAVTTYRFWRNLTLHVLHAAGIAKETKAAITVQYPEEHKRYEDNFRGSHRLTLKADASVRCTACFLCATACPAQCIYIEAGAHPDPTVEKFPLRYEIDTLRCIYCGLCVEACPCDAIRMDSYVHPRIWGYRRADFIETKEVLMARSQVLAERGRDALLEDLLATYREADKAA, from the coding sequence ATGGCAGTAACCCGACGCGATGAGCTGACGTTCGTGGAGCGCTGGTACCTGCGCGAGATAGCCCGCGGGTTGGCGGTGACCACCTACCGGTTCTGGCGCAATCTAACGCTGCATGTCTTACACGCGGCCGGTATCGCCAAAGAGACCAAAGCCGCGATCACGGTGCAGTACCCCGAAGAGCATAAACGCTACGAGGATAACTTCCGCGGCAGCCATCGTCTGACGCTCAAGGCCGACGCCTCGGTGCGCTGCACCGCCTGTTTCCTGTGCGCCACCGCCTGCCCGGCGCAGTGCATCTACATCGAAGCGGGAGCCCACCCGGACCCGACGGTGGAGAAGTTCCCGCTGCGCTACGAAATCGACACGCTGCGCTGCATTTACTGCGGCCTGTGCGTCGAAGCCTGCCCGTGCGACGCCATCCGCATGGATAGCTACGTCCACCCCCGAATCTGGGGCTACCGGCGCGCCGACTTCATCGAAACCAAGGAAGTCTTGATGGCGCGCTCGCAGGTGCTCGCCGAGCGTGGCCGCGACGCCTTGCTCGAAGACCTCCTGGCGACCTATCGCGAGGCCGACAAAGCCGCGTAG
- the moeB gene encoding molybdopterin-synthase adenylyltransferase MoeB: MGKSFKELMQEARQEVPEWSIDEVRAGLTNGGGYTLVDVREREEYREGHLQGALSLPRGFLELRAEELLPDKHAAIIAYCAGGTRSLLAGKQLRDMGYHKVISMAGGYSAWKGAGYSWEQDFQFTKDQLSRYSRHFILPEVGEKGQAKLLQAKVLLIGAGGLGSPAAFYLAAAGVGTLGIVDNDVVDMSNLQRQILHTNDRVGTPKVDSARAALTALNPDVKVVGFQERLTSSNILDIIKDFDIVVDGCDNFPTRYLVNDACVMTGKPNVHGSIFQFEGQASVFYPHKGPCYRCLFPEPPPPGAAPSCQEAGVLGVLPGLVGCVQALETIKLVLGVGKPLIGRMVYFDTLSMELRIHKLRKDKNCPVCGPHPTVTKLIDYEEFCGLRGGGHTAAPPADTAHSAA; encoded by the coding sequence ATGGGGAAGAGTTTCAAAGAATTGATGCAAGAAGCCCGGCAAGAGGTGCCGGAGTGGAGTATCGACGAGGTCCGCGCCGGCTTGACCAACGGCGGCGGCTACACCCTGGTCGATGTCCGCGAACGCGAGGAGTACCGCGAAGGCCACTTGCAGGGTGCGCTCTCGCTGCCGCGCGGCTTCCTAGAACTGCGCGCCGAGGAGTTGCTGCCCGACAAACACGCCGCGATCATCGCCTACTGCGCCGGCGGCACCCGCTCGCTGCTGGCCGGCAAGCAGTTGCGCGACATGGGCTATCACAAAGTGATATCGATGGCCGGCGGCTACAGCGCCTGGAAGGGCGCGGGCTATTCCTGGGAGCAGGACTTTCAGTTCACCAAGGATCAGCTCAGCCGGTACAGCCGCCACTTCATCCTGCCCGAAGTCGGCGAAAAGGGTCAGGCCAAGCTGCTGCAAGCCAAGGTGCTGCTCATTGGTGCCGGCGGCTTGGGTTCGCCGGCGGCCTTCTACCTGGCCGCAGCCGGCGTCGGCACCCTCGGCATCGTCGACAACGACGTCGTCGACATGAGCAACCTGCAGCGCCAGATCCTCCACACCAACGATCGCGTCGGCACCCCCAAGGTGGACTCGGCCCGTGCGGCCCTGACCGCGCTCAATCCCGACGTCAAAGTGGTCGGTTTCCAGGAACGACTGACTTCGAGCAACATCCTCGACATCATCAAGGACTTCGACATCGTCGTCGACGGCTGCGACAATTTCCCGACTCGCTATCTGGTCAACGATGCCTGCGTCATGACCGGTAAACCCAACGTGCACGGCAGCATCTTTCAGTTCGAGGGGCAGGCCTCGGTCTTCTATCCCCACAAGGGCCCCTGCTACCGCTGCCTGTTTCCCGAACCGCCGCCGCCGGGGGCGGCTCCGAGTTGCCAGGAGGCGGGCGTGCTCGGCGTGTTGCCGGGGCTGGTGGGCTGCGTCCAGGCGCTCGAAACCATCAAGCTGGTGCTCGGGGTGGGCAAGCCGCTGATCGGCCGCATGGTCTACTTCGATACGCTCAGCATGGAGCTGCGCATCCACAAGCTGCGCAAAGACAAGAATTGCCCGGTCTGCGGTCCGCACCCGACCGTAACCAAACTGATCGACTACGAGGAGTTCTGTGGCCTGCGCGGTGGCGGCCACACGGCCGCGCCGCCGGCAGACACGGCGCATTCAGCGGCGTAA
- a CDS encoding LON peptidase substrate-binding domain-containing protein: MRWPRVIPIFPLPDVVLFPGVPLPLHIFEPRYCEMVRDASNGAAIIGMTLLRGDWQQDYYGSPPIFAVGCAGRMVSVENLADGRFNIMLRGAREFTIVRKVSGKSYRQAQVTWRPAAANVRLDTERRNRINDLLERFLAGEPETPARRLLDDESLSDELLVNFFSYAVEVPGLEKQALLEATSLAQRARSLCTVLEFHLEARRLGAQGAGASERYH, from the coding sequence ATGCGCTGGCCGCGGGTCATTCCGATCTTTCCCCTGCCCGACGTGGTATTGTTCCCCGGGGTGCCGCTGCCGCTCCACATCTTCGAGCCCCGCTACTGCGAGATGGTGCGCGATGCCAGCAACGGCGCCGCCATCATCGGTATGACCTTGCTGCGCGGCGATTGGCAGCAGGACTATTACGGCTCCCCGCCGATCTTCGCGGTCGGTTGCGCCGGCCGCATGGTCAGTGTCGAGAACCTCGCCGACGGGCGATTTAATATCATGCTGCGCGGCGCCCGCGAGTTCACCATTGTGCGCAAAGTCAGCGGCAAGTCGTACCGCCAAGCGCAAGTCACTTGGCGCCCAGCAGCCGCCAACGTCCGCCTCGATACCGAGCGACGTAACCGGATCAACGATCTCTTGGAACGTTTTCTGGCTGGCGAACCCGAAACCCCCGCGCGCCGGCTGCTCGACGACGAATCGCTGTCCGACGAGTTACTGGTGAACTTCTTCTCCTACGCCGTGGAAGTACCCGGCCTGGAGAAACAGGCGCTCCTGGAGGCTACCTCGCTCGCGCAGCGTGCCCGAAGCTTGTGCACGGTGCTCGAATTCCATCTCGAAGCACGCCGCCTGGGGGCCCAGGGTGCCGGCGCCAGCGAGCGATATCATTAG
- a CDS encoding transcriptional repressor: protein MSRTAAPAPVKSRRTRQLDATYEVVREAHDHPTAEEVHHRVQRQVPRVSLGTVYRNLQKLAAEGRVQTVQLARRSTRFDGMVAAHEHFVCEHCGDITDLPVTTRSVAQPPPLSRAGYAVNRSALTYYGTCPSCRHTQRHATR from the coding sequence ATGTCCCGGACTGCCGCCCCCGCTCCGGTGAAGAGCCGGCGCACGCGCCAATTGGATGCGACCTACGAGGTCGTGCGGGAAGCTCACGATCATCCAACGGCAGAGGAGGTCCACCACCGCGTTCAGCGGCAAGTACCGCGCGTGAGTCTGGGCACGGTTTACCGCAACCTGCAGAAGCTGGCAGCTGAAGGCCGAGTTCAGACGGTGCAGCTGGCGCGGCGCAGCACGCGCTTCGACGGCATGGTGGCGGCGCACGAGCACTTCGTCTGCGAACACTGCGGCGACATCACCGACTTGCCGGTGACCACCCGCAGCGTGGCGCAGCCGCCACCGCTGAGCCGAGCGGGCTATGCGGTGAACCGCTCGGCGCTGACCTACTACGGCACCTGCCCCTCATGCCGCCACACGCAGCGCCACGCGACTCGGTAG
- a CDS encoding FAD-dependent oxidoreductase, with product MEGQYVLIGNSAAALAAIDAIRKFDGGGSIVLLNREHGPAYSRVALPYYVAGEMTLEDLLIRQRADYQRLGVELVEDASVVAVDAGAKQVVLADGRKLRFGKLLLGTGSGCSMPPISGLEAVPHHYLWTLDDAKGLRAAAQKARRAVLIGGGFIGMLAAEALRKLNLRLTIVEMASQLLPQLLDAEGGRRFSQAVAEAGVTLRLGATVAAVAANNGEITVTLEGGEALLADLLVVAAGVEPNVGFLRNGPCVVNRGVVVDEWLETDCADIFAAGDVAEVKDFLGGDRTIHAIWPAAVEQGRIAGANMAGQRLTYAGSLGMNVVTLFNLTLAQLGRFREAPGDEVQLLSNTAAAYRKVVVSADGGIAGAMYLGDENGVAEMGVINGLIKRRASWREFADYKLPRFTYATTIYGRGQHGPRPRPVR from the coding sequence ATGGAAGGGCAGTACGTCCTGATCGGCAACAGCGCCGCGGCGCTGGCGGCAATCGACGCCATTCGCAAGTTCGACGGCGGCGGTTCGATCGTGCTGCTTAACCGCGAGCACGGCCCGGCTTACTCGCGCGTGGCGCTGCCCTATTACGTGGCCGGCGAAATGACGCTCGAAGACCTGCTCATCCGCCAGCGCGCGGATTACCAGCGCCTGGGGGTCGAGCTGGTCGAGGACGCCAGCGTTGTCGCCGTCGACGCCGGGGCTAAGCAGGTCGTGCTCGCGGACGGCCGCAAGCTGCGATTCGGCAAGCTGCTGCTCGGCACCGGCTCGGGGTGCAGTATGCCGCCGATCAGCGGGCTCGAGGCCGTGCCGCATCACTACTTGTGGACTCTCGATGACGCCAAGGGCTTGCGGGCCGCGGCCCAGAAGGCGCGCCGTGCCGTGCTCATCGGCGGCGGCTTCATCGGCATGCTGGCGGCCGAGGCCTTGCGCAAGTTGAACCTGCGCCTGACCATCGTCGAGATGGCTTCCCAGTTGCTGCCCCAGCTGCTGGATGCTGAAGGCGGCCGGCGCTTCTCGCAGGCGGTGGCCGAGGCCGGCGTGACCCTGCGCCTCGGCGCCACCGTGGCGGCGGTGGCGGCGAACAACGGCGAAATTACGGTTACGCTCGAAGGCGGCGAAGCACTGCTGGCGGACTTGCTGGTGGTGGCCGCCGGCGTCGAGCCCAACGTCGGCTTTCTGCGCAACGGCCCGTGCGTGGTCAACCGCGGCGTGGTGGTGGACGAGTGGTTGGAGACCGACTGCGCCGACATCTTTGCTGCCGGCGACGTGGCCGAGGTCAAGGACTTCCTCGGCGGCGATCGCACCATTCACGCCATCTGGCCGGCGGCAGTGGAGCAGGGCCGCATCGCCGGCGCCAACATGGCCGGCCAGCGCCTGACTTACGCCGGCAGTCTGGGCATGAACGTGGTCACGCTGTTCAACCTGACGCTGGCGCAACTGGGGCGGTTCCGCGAGGCACCAGGAGACGAAGTGCAGCTGCTCAGCAACACCGCCGCCGCCTACCGCAAAGTGGTTGTGAGTGCCGACGGCGGCATCGCCGGCGCCATGTATTTGGGAGACGAAAACGGCGTGGCGGAAATGGGCGTGATCAATGGGTTGATCAAGCGCCGCGCCAGCTGGCGCGAGTTCGCCGACTACAAGCTGCCGCGCTTCACTTACGCCACCACCATCTACGGCCGCGGCCAGCACGGGCCACGCCCACGTCCGGTGCGCTGA
- a CDS encoding DUF3501 family protein encodes MQPVTLDEIVGLDRYEAMREEFRRHIIDLKKQRRVSVGDYITFIFENRDTVRFQIQEMLRAEHIADLDKIRAEVDCYNELLPRPGELSSTMLIEITEQEQIRQRLLSLQGIEQAVYFEVNGQVVRGQFEAGRSQEDKLSAVQYVRFDLDARARAAFIDGHGPVRLVVDHPNYRAATLLGEAVRRSLADDLACE; translated from the coding sequence ATGCAACCCGTTACCCTCGACGAGATTGTCGGCCTCGACCGCTATGAAGCCATGCGCGAAGAGTTTCGCCGGCACATCATCGACCTGAAGAAGCAGCGGCGCGTCAGCGTCGGCGACTACATCACTTTCATCTTCGAGAACCGCGACACGGTCCGTTTCCAGATTCAGGAGATGCTGCGCGCCGAGCACATCGCCGACCTCGACAAGATCCGCGCCGAGGTCGACTGCTACAACGAGTTGCTGCCGCGCCCCGGTGAACTGAGCAGCACGATGCTCATCGAAATCACCGAGCAAGAGCAGATCCGCCAGCGCCTGCTCTCCCTCCAGGGCATCGAGCAGGCGGTTTACTTCGAGGTGAACGGCCAAGTGGTGCGCGGGCAATTCGAGGCCGGCCGCAGCCAAGAAGACAAGCTTAGCGCGGTGCAGTACGTGCGCTTCGACCTCGACGCCCGTGCCCGCGCCGCCTTCATTGACGGGCACGGGCCGGTGCGGCTGGTGGTTGATCACCCGAACTACCGGGCGGCGACGCTGCTGGGCGAAGCCGTACGTCGCTCGCTGGCGGACGACCTCGCTTGTGAGTGA